A genomic stretch from Setaria viridis chromosome 1, Setaria_viridis_v4.0, whole genome shotgun sequence includes:
- the LOC117845055 gene encoding pyrophosphate-energized vacuolar membrane proton pump has product MAILSDAATEVLVPLAAVVGIAFAVAQWVLVSRVKLSPSARGGARDKDVLGDSLIEEEEGLNDHNVVVRCAEIQNAIAQGATSFLFTEYRYVGIFMSIFAVVIFVFLGSVEGFSTRTHPCTYSKGRECKPALFNALFSTVSFLLGAITSVVSGFLGMKIATYANARTTLEARKGVGKAFITAFRSGAVMGFLLASNGLLVLYIAINLFKMYYGDDWEGLFESITGYGLGGSSMALFGRVGGGIYTKAADVGADLVGKVERNIPEDDPRNPAVIADNVGDNVGDIAGMGSDLFGSYAESSCAALVVASISSFGVNHDFTGMCYPLLVSSVGIIVCLITTLFATDIFEIKAVKEIEPALKKQLIISTALMTVGIALISWLALPAKFTIFNFGEQKQVTNWGLFLCVAIGLWAGLIIGYVTEYYTSNAYGPVQDVADACRTGAATNVIFGLALGYKSVIIPIFAIAVGIYISFTITAMYGIAVAALGMLSTIATGLSIDAYGPISDNAGGIAEMAGMSHRIRERTDALDAAGNTTAAIGKGFAIGSAALVSLALFGAFVSRAGVKVVDVLSPKVIIGLVVGAMLPYWFSAMTMKSVGRAALEMVEEVRRQFNTIPGLMEGTGKPDYANCVKISTDASIKQMIPPGALVMLTPLVVGTFFGVETLSGVLAGALVSGVQVAISASNTGGAWDNAKKYIEAGASEHARALGPKGSDCHKAAVIGDTIGDPLKDTSGPSLNILIKLMAVESLVFAPFFATHGGILFKLF; this is encoded by the exons ATGGCGATCCTGTCGGACGCCGCCACCGAGGTGCTCGTCCCGCTCGCCGCGGTCGTCGGCATCGCCTTCGCCGTCGCGCAGTGGGTGCTCGTCTCGCGCGTCAAGCTCTCGCCgtccgcgcgcggcggcgccagggaCAAGGACGTGCTCGGCGACTCGctgatcgaggaggaggagggcctcAATGACCACAACGTCGTCGTCCGGTGCGCCGAGATCCAGAACGCCATCGCCCAAGGGGCGACATCGTTCCTCTTCACCGAGTACCGGTACGTCGGCATCTTCATGTCCATCTTCGCCGTcgtcatcttcgtcttcctcggCTCCGTCGAGGGGTTCAGCACCAGGACCCACCCCTGCACCTACAGCAAGGGCAGGGAGTGCAAGCCCGCCCTCTTCAACGCCCTCTTCAGCACCGTCTCCTTCCTGCTCGGGGCCATCACCTCCGTCGTATCGGGCTTCCTCGGCATGAAGATCGCCACCTACGCCAACGCCCGGACCACGCTGGAAGCCAGGAAAGGCGTCGGCAAGGCCTTCATCACCGCGTTCCGCTCGGGCGCGGTGATGGGCTTCTTGCTCGCGTCGAATGGACTCCTCGTGCTTTACATCGCCATCAACCTGTTCAAGATGTACTACGGCGACGATTGGGAGGGCCTGTTCGAGTCTATCACTGGGTATGGCCTTGGTGGATCTTCAATGGCGCTGTTTGGAAGGGTCGGAGGCGGGATCTACACCAAGGCCGCCGACGTGGGCGCTGATCTTGTTGGCAAAGTTGAGAGGAACATTCCTGAAGATGATCCCAGAAACCCCGCT GTGATTGCTGACAACGTCGGAGATAACGTTGGTGACATCGCTGGAATGGGGTCGGATCTCTTTGGATCATATGCTGAATCTTCCTGCGCTGCCCTCGTTGTGGCTTCCATTTCTTCATTTGGGGTCAACCATGATTTCACTGGGATGTGCTACCCGCTGCTAGTCAGCTCCGTTGGCATCATTGTCTGCTTGATCACCACACTCTTTGCAACCGACATCTTTGAGATAAAGGCTGTGAAAGAAATTGAGCCTGCACTGAAGAAGCAGCTCATCATCTCGACGGCTCTGATGACTGTCGGTATCGCGCTGATCAGTTGGTTGGCACTCCCAGCTAAATTCACAATCTTCAATTTTGGCGAACAAAAACAAGTTACCAACTG GGGATTGTTTCTGTGTGTTGCAATTGGTCTCTGGGCTGGTTTGATCATTGGATACGTGACAGAATACTATACTAGCAATGCATACGG CCCTGTTCAAGATGTCGCCGATGCCTGCAGAACTGGCGCCGCCACCAATGTCATCTTCGGCCTTGCTCTGGGATACAAGTCCGTCATAATCCCCATCTTCGCTATTGCTGTTGGCATCTACATCAGTTTCACCATTACTGCGATGTATGGCATTGCCGTTGCTGCTCTTGGCATGCTGAGCACAATTGCGACTGGCCTTTCCATCGACGCTTACGGTCCTATCAGTGACAACGCCGGTGGCATTGCTGAGATGGCAGGGATGAGCCACAGGATTCGTGAGAGGACCGACGCACTCGATGCCGCTGGAAACACAACTGCGGCCATTGGAAAG GGTTTTGCCATTGGATCAGCCGCCCTGGTGTCGCTGGCCCTGTTCGGGGCGTTCGTAAGTAGGGCCGGGGTGAAGGTGGTTGACGTGCTGTCCCCGAAGGTGATCATCGGCTTGGTGGTGGGCGCCATGCTCCCGTACTGGTTCTCGGCGATGACGATGAAGAGCGTGGGCCGGGCCGCGCTGGAGATGGTGGAGGAGGTCCGGCGGCAGTTCAACACCATCCCGGGCCTGATGGAGGGCACGGGCAAGCCCGACTACGCCAACTGCGTCAAGATCTCCACCGACGCCTCCATCAAGCAGATGATCCCGCCGGGGGCGCTGGTGATGCTCACGCCCCTCGTCGTCGGCACCTTCTTCGGCGTGGAGACGCTGTCGGGggtcctcgccggcgccctggTCTCCGGCGTGCAGGTCGCCATCTCCGCGTCCAACACCGGCGGCGCCTGGGACAACGCCAAGAAGTACATCGAGGCCGGGGCGAGCGAGCACGCGAGGGCGCTGGGGCCCAAGGGCTCCGACTGCCACAAGGCTGCCGTGATCGGCGACACCATCGGGGACCCGCTCAAGGACACCTCCGGCCCGTCGCTCAACATCCTCATCAAGCTCATGGCCGTCGAGTCCCTCGTCTTTGCGCCATTCTTCGCCACCCACGGCGGCATCCTCTTCAAGCTCTTCTAG